One region of Oryza glaberrima chromosome 7, OglaRS2, whole genome shotgun sequence genomic DNA includes:
- the LOC127778972 gene encoding uncharacterized protein LOC127778972, which translates to MASPSPSPSSAGHQRRSLPPSPAASSVGSSPTFPPRKRRRWGRPPPFLGLACYDGFYPATEPHPSAERAIALARKADFEYGFVPWVPEEEAWGWFPLDARDGRVLIQSKYFPDDPDGGDFPRPRFMNYAVCDPLFKRYVMLPPVPDDLTANEGSLVDFGLCLAPSQEDEADTSFRVICVARYSTKLVAFVFSSVTKQWGIGSSSTWSSLGTEEPPNRHGLSCFDCVDGCFYWTVPSADKILVLDALKMEFSVINYAHRVEDGFRACVAVDREGTPGMLTVGEYLGNGEFRFSRITKQSDGDSPNERLSENIIQLPSYYNKYFTLGAAEGFIFLRGIPEDEKVEDSSSEDLYMDPEEIEYYSLNVKTAEFEMVCAMDMDKCYFDVCPYFRFSPPSAKPCV; encoded by the coding sequence atggcctcgccgtcgccgtcgccatcgagcGCCGGCCATCAGCGCCGCTCCCTGCCGCCCTCACCGGCGGCCTCCTCGGTGGGATCCTCGCCCACATTCCCACCCCGCAAGAGGCGCCGGTGGGGGCGCCCGCCTCCCTTCCTCGGGTTGGCCTGCTACGACGGCTTCTACCCCGCCACGGAGCCCCACCCTTCCGCCGAGCGCGCCATCGCCCTCGCTCGCAAGGCCGATTTCGAGTACGGCTTCGTGCCGTGGGTGCCTGAGGAGGAGGCCTGGGGCTGGTTCCCCCTCGACGCCCGTGACGGCCGCGTCCTCATCCAGTCCAAGTACTTCCCCGATgaccccgacggcggcgacttccCCCGCCCTCGCTTCATGAACTACGCCGTGTGCGATCCCCTGTTCAAGCGATACGTGATGCTCCCACCCGTACCCGACGACCTAACCGCCAATGAGGGGAGCCTTGTTGATTTCGGGCTCTGCCTTGCCCCCTCCCAAGAGGATGAGGCGGATACATCGTTCAGGGTGATATGCGTGGCGCGGTACAGCACCAAGCTGGTCGCGTTCGTCTTCTCTTCCGTCACTAAGCAATGGGGAATCGGTTCGTCTTCCACCTGGAGTTCTTTGGGCACAGAAGAGCCCCCTAACCGCCATGGCCTGAGTTGCTTCGACTGCGTTGATGGCTGCTTCTACTGGACGGTGCCTTCCGCGGACAAGATTCTTGTGCTTGATGCCCTCAAGATGGAGTTCTCTGTTATCAACTATGCTCATCGTGTGGAGGACGGCTTTCGGGCTTGCGTTGCAGTTGATAGGGAAGGAACCCCTGGGATGCTGACTGTTGGTGAATACTTGGGGAATGGAGAATTTCGCTTCTCTCGCATCACGAAACAAAGTGACGGTGACTCTCCCAATGAACGCCTGTCCGAGAATATTATACAATTGCCGAGCTACTATAacaagtacttcaccttgggtGCGGCTGAGGGATTTATTTTCCTTCGAGGCATTCCTGAAGATGAGAAAGTAGAAGACTCTTCATCAGAGGATCTTTACATGGATCCTGAAGAAATAGAATATTATTCGCTCAATGTCAAGACTGCTGAATTTGAGATGGTCTGCGCGATGGACATGGACAAGTGCTACTTTGATGTTTGCCCATACTTCCGCTTTTCACCACCATCGGCAAAACCATGTGTTTGA